From Pongo pygmaeus isolate AG05252 chromosome 1, NHGRI_mPonPyg2-v2.0_pri, whole genome shotgun sequence, one genomic window encodes:
- the PSMB4 gene encoding proteasome subunit beta type-4, whose amino-acid sequence MEALLGSRSGLWAGGPAPGQFYRIPSTSDSFMDPASALYRGPITRTQNPMVTGTSVLGVKFEGGVVIAADMLGSYGSLARFRNISRIMRVNNSTMLGASGDYADFQYLKQVLGQMVIDEELLGDGHSYSPRAIHSWLTRAMYSRRSKMNPLWNTMVIGGYADGESFLGYVDMLGVAYEAPSLATGYGAYLAQPLLREVLEKQPVLSQTEARDLVERCMRVLYYRDARSYNRFQIATVTEKGVEIEGPLSAETNWDIAHMISGFE is encoded by the exons ATGGAAGCGCTTTTGGGGTCGCGGTCCGGACTTTGGGCGGGGGGTCCGGCCCCAGGACAGTTTTACCGCATTCCGTCCACTTCCGATTCCTTCATGGATCCGGCGTCTGCACTTTACAGAGGTCCAATCACGCGGACCCA GAACCCCATGGTGACCGGGACCTCAGTCCTCGGCGTTAAGTTCGAGGGCGGAGTGGTAATTGCCGCAGACATGCTGGGATCCTACGGCTCCTTGGCTCGTTTCCGCAACATCTCTCGCATTATGCGAGTCAACAACAGTACCATGCTGGGTGCCTCTGGGGACTACGCTGATTTCCAGTATTTGAAGCAAGTTCTCGGCCAGATGGT GATTGATGAGGAGCTTCTGGGAGATGGACACAGCTATAGTCCTAGAGCTATTCATTCATGGCTGACCAGGGCCATGTACAGCCGGCGCTCGAAGATGAACCCTTTGTGGAACACCATGGTCATCGGAGGCTATGCTGATGGAGAGAG CTTCCTCGGTTATGTGGACATGCTTGGTGTAGCCTATGAAGCCCCTTCGCTGGCCACTGGTTATGGTGCATACTTGGCTCAG CCTCTGCTGCGAGAAGTTCTGGAGAAGCAGCCAGTGCTGAGCCAGACCGAGGCCCGCGACCTAGTAGAACGCTGCATGCGAGTGCTGTACTACCGAGATGCCCGTTCTTACAACCGG TTTCAAATCGCCACTGTAACCGAAAAAGGTGTTGAAATAGAGGGACCATTGTCTGCAGAGACCAACTGGGATATTGCCCACATGATCAG TGGCTTTGAATGA